CTCATATGCGGGTCGGCCGGCCATTCGACCTTCAGCCGTCCCTCGATGAGTTCGGGCGTCCATCCCTTGCGCAGCGCGTCCATGACCCACGCGAGCAGCGGTGAATGCGCCATGCGCAGGGGCTTGCGCGGCTGGCGGGCGCGCCGCTCGGCCTTGCGCTGCGCGGTCATCGCCGAGTAGAACGGCCTCGACGTCCACGCGCCCGCCTTCAGCCGTTTCGGCCGGTAGGGGCGATGGGACTCGTTCTCGCTGGACGTGAACCACAGGCCGCGTCCCGGCTCGCGGATGACGGTGGACTTGTCGCGGCCGATCCTCAGGACGATCTGGCGGACACCGAGCCCGTCACGGTTCCTCAACTCGTCGATCCGGACGCGTTCCTCGGCCGACAGGTGGGAATACACTTTCCTCATGAGCAACACCTTCTTGAGTTAGGACTTGAACACTTCCAACCATAGACAGGCGTTGCACTTCTATCTAGAACCCGGGACGCATATCTCTCATAGACGCCATGCGCCGCCGTGCCGGGCGTGCGGGCGGAGAATCATCGTATGATACCGAATATCGTCAGGGGTTCGGACCCGGCCGGCCTGGTGCGCTACCTGTTCGGCAAGGGACGGCGCAATGAACACACCGACCAGCATCTCGTGTGCGCGAGCGGCGACATGTTTCCCTCGTTTGACATGGATGGCAAGCCGGCGGCGTCGTATGCGGAGATAGGCCGCAGGTTCGACCGACGCTACCGCGTCAGGGGACGCAAGGGCGATCCGTTCCCGCCCGACATGCGAGGCAAGGACAATCCCGAACGAGAGCATGGCAGGAAGCGCGTGTGGCACTGCTCGCTTGCCATCAAGGCCGGCCAGGGCATACTGACCGATCAGGAATGGGAGTCGGTCATCCGCGATTATCTGATGCGCATGAACATCATCGACGGCGACGGCGATCAGGGCGTCACGTGGCTCGCGGTTCGTCACGGACTGTCCGCCAACGGCAATGACCACGTGCGCCAAGGCGTCGCGCAGCGAGGACGAGTTCATACGCCGCGTGCGCAGGGAAGGCTTCTCCATCGACCCCAGGCTGCGCAGGGGAACCGCCAAAGACTCGTTCACCGACCCCGGCCAGGTGGTCGGCTACCGGATCACGTGGCGCAGCGCGGACGGGTGGACGGAACGGTTCAACGCCTTCGAGCTCGGCGACGACATGCGATTGAAACGACTGCGCGACGGCTGGGCGGACGATGTCAGAAGCCGCAGCCTCGCCGTCCAGGAATGGCGCGCCGCGATGGAGAACCGCCCGCCCTTCCTCGATGACGGGCGAGAAAGACACCCGGAGAATCTGTCCACGCACGACATGGAACGCCTCGTATCCGAAGCGTTCGCCATCGCCGCCAACCTCAACAGCGCGGCGGACGACGACGAATACCGGGCAGCGATGCGCGAGGGCCTGCACACGTTCGACATGCTGCGCGAACGATACGGGCTTACGCAGGACGGCCTGTGGATAACGGCCACGGACATGGACGAAAGCCCTATACCAGCGCACGTAGGAAAAATTTGACAGCAGCCTCGAATCCCTACCTCCGTCGCATGTCGGTGCAAACTCAGAAGGAATGTCCTCCCGAGAGTACACATCCGCTCTCATTCATTGAGGTATCGCGCGTAACGAGTTTTCATTGTAAATGCCACGGTATGGTGACGGATTTTGGAGGACGATAATGACAATACAATATACAGCGCAGCCGGCTGATCCGGCGTCGAGTGCGGTGCTGACGCGCGGGCTGGTGAAGCGGTATGGGGATTTTCTCGCGGTGAACGGGTTGAATCTGAACGTGCCGGCGCATGGCGTGTATGGTTTGCTGGGGCCGAATGGCGCGGGCAAGTCCACGACGATGAAGCTGTTGCTTGGGTTGGCCTCGGCCACGAGCGGCGATATGTGGATGTTGGGGGAGAAGGTGGGTGGCCGGCACAGGTTGCAGGCGGGCCGGGTCGGTTCGATGATCGAGGGGCCGAGCTTCTACCCGGGGTTGAGCGGTCTGGATAATTGCCGTATGGTGGCCGATTACCTGAATCTGCCGGGTTCGGCCGCGCCCGCGATTTTGCGGCAGGTCGGTCTGGCCGGCCATGAGGGCAAGAAGGCGAGGGACTACTCGCTGGGGATGAAGCAGCGGCTGGGCATCGCGATGGCGTTGATCTCGCAGCCGGAGCTCCTGTTGCTGGACGAGCCGACGAACGGGCTGGACGCGGAGGCCGTGGTCGAGGTGCGCGAGATGATCATGGGTCTGAGCCGCGAACGGGGCATCACGGTGATCATCAGCTCGCATATCCTTTCCGAGATCGAGAAGATGGCGCCGGTCGTGGGCGTCATCGCGGCCGGCCGCCTGTTGTATCAGGGTTCGCTCGACAGTCTGCGCGAGGAGGGGCACATCGATTTGCGTGTCTCCGACCCGAAGCTCGCGGCGGCGATGCTGGGCTCGGACCGGATCGACTACCGGTGGCTGCCGGGCAGGGATGGCGGCGTGCTGCGCCTGCCGGAACTGCCGGACCAGCGAATCGGCACCCTGATCACGCAGCTCGTCGGCCAGGGCGTCGCGGTCTATCGCGTCGCCTCCGAGCGCAAGACGCTGGAGCAGGCGTTCCTCGAACTGATCGAAAGCCCGCAGAGCCGCGAGCCCACGCCTCATCAGGCGCAAAATGCCATGGATTCCGACGCCGCACGCGCATCCGCGCACGCATCCCCGCGTCGTCCGTTGCCGATCCGGCAGGCTGCGGGTCGGGCGGCGTTCGCGGCGGCGGACGGAGGCGCACGATGAGCGGCGCGGCAGTGTTCGCGGCGACGGGCCGCCGTCCGCCGCGCCCCCGCGCGAAGACCGGCAGCCCGTTCACGCTGGCGCGTCTGGAGTTGTTGAAGGTGCGGGGCTCGTCGTTCTGGTGGATGCTGCTGGGCATGATGCTGCTGGTTTCGGCGTGGGCGGGCATGGCGTTCATGAAACGCGCCGGCAGTCCCGTCCCGGCGTTGAGGTCGGCCGCGTTGGCCGATGGCGAGGTCTATCAGGTCGTGAGCCTGCTGGCCCCGATTCTGGCGGCCCTGTTGACCAGCCGCATCGCCGTGCTGGAGACCTCGGAGCGCATGAACCTCACATGGCTGTCGTTCGGCCAGTCGGACGCGGCCCGGTTCGTGGGCAAGCTCATCGTCGCCGGCACCGGCGTGGGGCTTTGCTTCCTGATCCCGTTGCTGTGGGTGCCGATCGCGGCGAAGGCCCTTGGCTTCACGGTGGCCGGCTCGTTCGCCGCGCTGGTGTGGGTGCCGGCCCTGACCGGCTTCCTGTCCGCGACGGCCACGAGCGCGGTCCAGCTGATGTTCTCGATGATGATCGACAAGCAGGCCATCGGCCTGGGTCTGGGCGTCATCGCCGGCGTGCTGGGCTCCGGCCTGGGTGCGATGAACAGACCCGCGCTTGGCTGGCTGTTCCCGGCCGGCCTGAGTTCGGCCGCGAGCCCGTTCGTCAGATCCGTGGATGCGGGCGGCAACGCCACGATGCTGCTCGCCGCGCGCCCGTGGATGGCCGTGGCCTCCGCGGCCATGGCGTTCCTCGGCTGGACGCTGGTCAGCATGGTCGTGGTCAAGGTGAAGGAGTCAAGACGATGACACACGCAAACGCAGTGAACCCGGCAACCAATCCGGCCGCCAATCCAGCTGCCGGCCCGAGCCATGCCGCGATGCCCCGCGCGCATGCGGCGGGACGCCGCAGGCCGTCCGTGTGGGCGGCGTTCCGCTGGGAGACGCGCAAGGCCGGCAACCTGTGGTACTGGATCGTGACCGTCTTGTTCGACGCGATCGGCATGTTCAACGGGTGGAGCCAGTACACCGGCTACCAGGCGGAGTTCGCCAGGCAGGGCGTGACCTGGGCCGCGATCTGGGGTCAGGCGATCCTCCTGCCGAGCATGGTGTTCATGCCGGTGCTTGTGGCCGCGTTCGCCGCGCAGGTCGAAGCCAACGAGCATCGAGGCCGCAACTGGCAGCGGCTGAACGCCGCCGGCACCGTGAACGCGGCGATCGCCGGCAAGATGCTGCACGGGCTCGCGGCTTCGGCGCTGACCGTCTTCGTGTTCGAGGCAGAGTTCATCCTCGTCGGACGCTTCGCCGCCGGATTCGACCTCGCGCAGCTCGGCCCGTTCCTGCTGCGCGGTATCCCGCTGACCCTGTCGGTATGGGCGATCATGACGCTCACGCAGGCCGTGAGCGCGAAGGCCGAATCGTTCGCGGGCACGATGAGCGTGATGATGGTCCTGACCATCGGCGGCTGCGCGCTGAGCCTGGCCGCCCCGGCCATCGCCGGGCCGTATCCGCTCGCCCTGATCACCAGCGCCTCCGCCGCCCGCGACCTCGCGAACATCGCCAGCCCGGCATCCATGCTCGCCTCCACGACCGCCGCCGCCATCTGGACCGCCATCAGCGCCCTGATCTTCCACCGGCTCGCCAAACAAGCCGTCTGAGCAACCGTCCACGGGCTCCCCTCACCTGCGGGAGCCCGCCACCCAACACCATGGAAAGGCTTCATCATGCACACCACCAGCCAACACAACGAACGACACGACGAACAACACAACGCGCCACACAACAGCGAACAGTCCATACGCCTGCCGCGCCGCGTCATCGCCGTGCTGATCGCCGCCCTCGCCGCGATCATCCTCACCGGCTGCTCGACCGGCATCGGCGTGGCCGGAGACAGGAACCTCCAAGGCATACGCACCCAAGACGGCGACTCCTACACGGGCGGCTACAAGGCCGACTACAGCAAGTTCACCGGCGAGGAGGCCGTATTCGGCGGCACCGGCAAGAAGGCCAGCATCCACCTGAACGGCACCATCACAGGCACACCCGGCACCGGCAGAATCCTCGTGACCAACGGCAGCGACACGAAACGACCCGTGCCCGCCACGAACGGCAAAATCGACCAGACCTACAACGTCACAGGCACCAGCTTCTACATCTACGTCACCGGCGACCAATTCACCGGCACCGTGAACCTCACATCCAAGGAGCAATGACCATGGCAAACACATCCCAATACCCAAACCAGCAACCGGCATATACGCCGGCACCGCCGGACGGCGGGCGGACATGGGGCGGCTGCGCCAGCCTCGCATTGGCCGTCCTTCCCCTTCTGTGCACGCTCGTGCCCCAGCTGCTCGGCATCCACCTCTACACGACGGGCTGGGTCAGGAACATCCTCGTCATCATCGACTTCGTATGCCTCATCGCTTCGCTCGTCATCGCGATCGTCACCTATCCCGAACAGGCGGGAGGACACAGAATCGTCAGTACAATCGCGATACTCCTATCCGCAGGCCTGACTGCCGCCGGCGGCATGCTCATCTTCCTCATGTTCATCAACCAGTAGGAATCCGACTGACAACGGAAAACTTCTTTGGAAGTTCATCTAACCGCATACACGCCATACGGCACAGGCCACATGCGATACGCTTCAACACGGATGGGGCAGCACCCAGGGAAGGAGAATCGCATGACCGCAAAAACCGGAAACGACAAGCGCCACGCGGTTACCGGCCTGATCGGCCACGTGGCCGCGTTCTGGCGGTCCAGCCCGGTCGCGCGCATGGTCGCGCCGATACTGTGCCTATGCTACGACGTGATGATGCTCACCAGAATCGTATTCACCCATGGCGGGGGCGATTCGGCAGCCATGAAACTGTTGGAGCATCAATGGGGAATCCCCGTACTCGCCATCCTATGTGCCTTATCTGTTGTGGCGCTGTTGTTCCGTATCAGAATGCCGTTCGCTATTTTGTGTGCCATATGCGGATTGTATCTATGCGCTTGCTTGCTTCAAGCGGAGCCATATCTGATGTTGCCTCTCTTGTTTGCCGTCTACACGTCTACAGCCTTGGCCGCGACCGCTGAACGTGCCATTGCGGGAATGGTTTTGTCGGGATTGTCAATCGTTTGCGGCCTCTGGATTGCGACCTTCCCCGCCTTGCAGACTGATATACTTCTGCCCGAGTCCCTCCTTGCGTCGATGACCGCTATTTTAGCTCTTTGGTCGCGCAACATCAGTCAGCGGCGGAAGGGAGCGGCCTTGGTGGAAGCTCAACAGCAACGAAGCCTGGAATTGGAACAGGAACGCGATGAAGAACGTCGGCGGGCGGACGTCGCAGCCGAACTGCATGACAGCGTGGGCCATAATCTCACCGCTATCATTGCACTTACTGAAGGCTTGGAGGGATTGACACAGGAGCCGGTGGAAGGCGCTATAAAGAGTATCAATAACTTAGCTCGGCAAAGTCTAGGTGATACACGCGAGGCGGTACGGAAACTTTCATCTCCGGTGACGTTACGGAAAACAAAAACAGGAACGGTGGAACTGTGCAGCTGGAATGATATAAACCCGATTCTTCAACATGCTCGTGATATTGGAATCGCCGCCATTCTGACCGAGACAGGAAGGCGTCCAGACGATCTAGCCCAAGCTGATTTATGCTTCCGAGTGAGTCGTGAGGCTGTCACAAACACAATGCGCCATGGGAAAAATATAACGCGAATTGTGGTTTCATGGGATCATCTGGATAATGGGGAACTCCATATAACAGTGCGTGATGATGGTAAGCCAACGCTGAACAAAGATAACCGCGCTAAGGGGACCGGTTTCGGGCTTGCTGGCCTAGTGACTGAAGTTACGCGGGTCGGCGGGCACCTTCACTATGGCTCATCATCAGGGCAGGGGTGGACTGTTTCAGCCATTATTCCACAGCAAAAATGTCCATATATTCCTGTGCAGGAGGGAAACGATGATTAACGTAATGATCGTGGACGATCAGCAGCCGACCAGAATGGGTTTTTCGCTCATGGTCATGAAAGATCCTGCGCTTCGCATGACGTTGCAGGCGGGGAATGGACAGGATGCCCTTGATATTCTTGCGGCACTGCAATTACATGGGCAGAGCCTCCCTGACGTCATTCTTATGGATGTTCGCATGCCTGTTATGGATGGGCTCGATGCCACGGCAAGAATCAAACAGTTATATCCTTCAATACGTATCCTGATTTTAACCACATACGATCAGGATAGCTATGCGTTTGGGGGATTGAGCGCCGGAGCTTCGGGATTCTTGCTTAAGGACGTTAAGACTAAGGACCTGTGTCGGGCCATTCACTCGGTGTACGATGGAGACGCCATACTCACACCACGGATTACAAAGGAAGTGATTCGCCGAGGAGTTCCCAACGTCAGCATCAATGCTGACACTCTGGCCATCAGAAGTAAATTCGATTCATTGGGACCTCGCGAATTCGAAGTCTCAGCACTGGTCAGCGAAGGAATGACTAACGCTGAAATTGCTCAGCGTCTCGGAATGCAACTGGAGGCAGTCAAAAAGGCGGTTAGTAGGTCTCTTGCCAAGCTCGATGTCAAAGAACGTGTTGGTATCGCGGTGCTCTGGTATAAGGCCGGAATGCCGAATCTGCAGAAGTGACAGATTCCGTAGAATAATGTAGGGTTTCTGAATCGTGAAGGGCTCGTAGCGGGCGAACCCGTGACGGTCCATGACTGTCCTCGTTTGAATGGCGATCGGCGCGCATCGTGGTACCGCCGACCGGTATCTTCTCACGTGAATGAAGCAGCTTCAGGGAATGAGTAACAGAAAAGCCACCGGCGACACGCCAATGGCTTCAGGTGAGCTCCTGCGACTGGGCTTGAACCAGTGACCGTCCGATTAACAGTCGGATGCTCTGCCAACTGAGCTACGCAGGAATATTCAATTTTCATCCCGTCCGGAGTTACCCGTTCAGGTGAGCTCCTGCGACTGGGCTTGAACCAGTGACCGTCCGATTAACAGTCGGATGCTCTGCCAACTGAGCTACGCAGGAATGTCTGCTGTGTTTGAGATTTCTCTCGCGCACAAGTCACACATCTTACATGCTTGCCACGAAAAAGCAAATTACATGCGTGTAGGGCATGTCGCGCCGAATTCCGCAGAATCGGACTCATCGAATACCCACTCATACAACATGATGACGATGCGGCGATACTGTCACGCGAAATTTCATTGTGGATAACTTCGGAAGCTGGAACCACATAGGTCGTTCTGGCTGGACATCCTGTTTCGGACCCCTCAAGGTGGGTATCACCGGCAAAGAAGCCGGAATCACATCACACTCACACTATGGGGAGGAATCTCATGAATGCACCACTGTTGTTTGATTGGCGTCGCGACGAAGCCCGACGTGCCAGCAGGCGGCGTCAGCAGGCGCGTCAGCGGGCTCAAGAACGGCAACGGCGTATGGATGCCATAATCGCGTTGGCCGCCGTTATCGGCCTGCTGCTTGCCTTGGGAGTAGGACTGGCATCCACGCCTCAGCATGTTGCGCATGCGGATACTGCGGTGACCGGAGATGCAGCATACACGGTGGAGGATTTCACCGATATGTCTGATTTGGCGTGGCGCAATGGCAATCAGTGCGAATCCCGGTTCGACTGGCCGGTCGACGATCCACAGGTCGAACAACAGTTCGAGCGGCCGATCAACCCGTGGGCACCAGGTCATCGTGGCGTGGATCTTGTTGCGGAGCAAGGTACCGTAATTCTGTCACCACAGGCAGGGACCGTGAGTTTTGCTGGCAAAGTAGCTGGCAAAGATGTGGTGAGTGTACGGCATCGTGGAGGTGTCACGTCAACATTCGAACCGGCTGTTACCGAGCTCTCGGTGGGGGATACGATCTCCCGCAGACAGCCCGTAGGCATCGTTGAGGGCAACTCGGACCATTGCGAAGACCGTTGCCTGCATTGGGGCCTCAAGCGAGGAACAGCCGACTATCTTGACCCACAGCAATATGCGGGGAGTCGAAAAATCGTACTGAAGCCGTCATGATTCAGCAATGTTTGTCGGCCGGAACAGGGCCGTACGGAAGAGGCATCGCAGGCGGCTAGCGGCGTGACGAGTATGAATCACAGACCGGCATCGGCCAAGGAGATATATCCGGGGGCGATCAGCGCGGACTTGAGATTGCTGGCGCTGACAGCCAGCAACGGTTCGTTGATGGTCGGGATCTTCTTCACGCCGCCTACCTCGGAGTTCCTGATTGAAGGCATGGAATTCAGCGCTTCGTTCTTGTTGAGCCTGGCGCAGGCCTGAGCGA
The window above is part of the Bifidobacterium longum subsp. infantis ATCC 15697 = JCM 1222 = DSM 20088 genome. Proteins encoded here:
- a CDS encoding ABC transporter permease, with product MSGAAVFAATGRRPPRPRAKTGSPFTLARLELLKVRGSSFWWMLLGMMLLVSAWAGMAFMKRAGSPVPALRSAALADGEVYQVVSLLAPILAALLTSRIAVLETSERMNLTWLSFGQSDAARFVGKLIVAGTGVGLCFLIPLLWVPIAAKALGFTVAGSFAALVWVPALTGFLSATATSAVQLMFSMMIDKQAIGLGLGVIAGVLGSGLGAMNRPALGWLFPAGLSSAASPFVRSVDAGGNATMLLAARPWMAVASAAMAFLGWTLVSMVVVKVKESRR
- a CDS encoding ABC transporter permease, which produces MTHANAVNPATNPAANPAAGPSHAAMPRAHAAGRRRPSVWAAFRWETRKAGNLWYWIVTVLFDAIGMFNGWSQYTGYQAEFARQGVTWAAIWGQAILLPSMVFMPVLVAAFAAQVEANEHRGRNWQRLNAAGTVNAAIAGKMLHGLAASALTVFVFEAEFILVGRFAAGFDLAQLGPFLLRGIPLTLSVWAIMTLTQAVSAKAESFAGTMSVMMVLTIGGCALSLAAPAIAGPYPLALITSASAARDLANIASPASMLASTTAAAIWTAISALIFHRLAKQAV
- a CDS encoding response regulator transcription factor — translated: MINVMIVDDQQPTRMGFSLMVMKDPALRMTLQAGNGQDALDILAALQLHGQSLPDVILMDVRMPVMDGLDATARIKQLYPSIRILILTTYDQDSYAFGGLSAGASGFLLKDVKTKDLCRAIHSVYDGDAILTPRITKEVIRRGVPNVSINADTLAIRSKFDSLGPREFEVSALVSEGMTNAEIAQRLGMQLEAVKKAVSRSLAKLDVKERVGIAVLWYKAGMPNLQK
- a CDS encoding ABC transporter ATP-binding protein — its product is MTIQYTAQPADPASSAVLTRGLVKRYGDFLAVNGLNLNVPAHGVYGLLGPNGAGKSTTMKLLLGLASATSGDMWMLGEKVGGRHRLQAGRVGSMIEGPSFYPGLSGLDNCRMVADYLNLPGSAAPAILRQVGLAGHEGKKARDYSLGMKQRLGIAMALISQPELLLLDEPTNGLDAEAVVEVREMIMGLSRERGITVIISSHILSEIEKMAPVVGVIAAGRLLYQGSLDSLREEGHIDLRVSDPKLAAAMLGSDRIDYRWLPGRDGGVLRLPELPDQRIGTLITQLVGQGVAVYRVASERKTLEQAFLELIESPQSREPTPHQAQNAMDSDAARASAHASPRRPLPIRQAAGRAAFAAADGGAR
- a CDS encoding M23 family metallopeptidase gives rise to the protein MNAPLLFDWRRDEARRASRRRQQARQRAQERQRRMDAIIALAAVIGLLLALGVGLASTPQHVAHADTAVTGDAAYTVEDFTDMSDLAWRNGNQCESRFDWPVDDPQVEQQFERPINPWAPGHRGVDLVAEQGTVILSPQAGTVSFAGKVAGKDVVSVRHRGGVTSTFEPAVTELSVGDTISRRQPVGIVEGNSDHCEDRCLHWGLKRGTADYLDPQQYAGSRKIVLKPS
- a CDS encoding sensor histidine kinase is translated as MTAKTGNDKRHAVTGLIGHVAAFWRSSPVARMVAPILCLCYDVMMLTRIVFTHGGGDSAAMKLLEHQWGIPVLAILCALSVVALLFRIRMPFAILCAICGLYLCACLLQAEPYLMLPLLFAVYTSTALAATAERAIAGMVLSGLSIVCGLWIATFPALQTDILLPESLLASMTAILALWSRNISQRRKGAALVEAQQQRSLELEQERDEERRRADVAAELHDSVGHNLTAIIALTEGLEGLTQEPVEGAIKSINNLARQSLGDTREAVRKLSSPVTLRKTKTGTVELCSWNDINPILQHARDIGIAAILTETGRRPDDLAQADLCFRVSREAVTNTMRHGKNITRIVVSWDHLDNGELHITVRDDGKPTLNKDNRAKGTGFGLAGLVTEVTRVGGHLHYGSSSGQGWTVSAIIPQQKCPYIPVQEGNDD